In the Peptoclostridium acidaminophilum DSM 3953 genome, one interval contains:
- a CDS encoding DUF2156 domain-containing protein, translating into MITIFKDIDIASRDLLKRYLSKVSYEACEYNFTTLFMWQHYYNTRYVHKDDFVVIIGGEPGDEFSIMPLADRDNSLKAIEFISDYFKDNGLKFMLRAATSECVKFLEGNYPGRFEFTPIRDSFDYVYKAEMLRTLTCKKCTKKRNHYNHFMRTYGDSYSFRSLGKEDFGKCMEILDSWNKSKLENSSADEIDSINNENIAIRKLFDNYEKLDIKVFGVFIDGSLEAFTIGDYINSDMALIHIEKADPTIRGLYTVINKLFLEQEFPEVSLVNREEDLGIEGLRKAKLSYSPERFVEKFVVTEK; encoded by the coding sequence ATGATTACCATATTCAAGGATATAGACATAGCTTCAAGGGACCTGCTCAAAAGATACTTGTCTAAGGTAAGCTATGAAGCATGCGAATACAACTTCACTACACTCTTCATGTGGCAACATTACTACAATACAAGATATGTTCATAAAGACGATTTTGTAGTTATTATAGGCGGAGAGCCGGGCGATGAATTCTCCATAATGCCCCTTGCTGACAGGGATAACTCCTTGAAGGCCATTGAATTCATTTCCGACTACTTCAAGGATAACGGGCTAAAATTCATGCTCAGGGCGGCAACAAGCGAATGCGTTAAATTTCTGGAGGGAAACTATCCGGGACGATTTGAATTCACTCCTATAAGGGATTCTTTCGACTACGTGTATAAAGCTGAAATGCTAAGAACACTTACATGCAAAAAGTGCACAAAGAAGAGGAATCACTACAATCACTTCATGCGCACCTACGGGGATTCGTATTCTTTCCGCAGCCTAGGCAAGGAAGACTTCGGCAAATGCATGGAGATTCTCGATTCCTGGAACAAATCGAAGCTGGAGAACTCATCAGCCGACGAGATTGATTCAATTAATAATGAGAATATTGCCATTAGAAAGCTGTTTGACAATTATGAAAAACTAGACATAAAAGTATTCGGAGTCTTCATAGACGGCAGCCTTGAGGCTTTCACAATCGGCGACTACATCAACAGCGACATGGCACTTATACACATCGAAAAGGCTGACCCTACAATTCGTGGTCTTTACACCGTAATCAACAAACTGTTTCTGGAGCAAGAGTTTCCGGAGGTTTCTCTCGTGAACAGGGAAGAAGATCTGGGCATAGAAGGCCTAAGAAAAGCTAAGCTTTCGTATTCACCAGAGAGGTTTGTTGAAAAGTTCGTCGTTACCGAAAAGTGA
- a CDS encoding encapsulin-associated ferritin-like protein, with product MDYHESLDVLDEKTMNISRAINSLKEELEAVNWYNQRVAATNDETLKAILAHNRDEEIEHACMALEWLRRNMPKWDEELRTYLFTTADITSVEEGESASGDSSLGIGNLK from the coding sequence ATGGATTACCATGAATCTTTAGATGTACTCGATGAGAAAACCATGAATATTTCAAGAGCAATAAACAGTCTCAAGGAGGAATTAGAAGCAGTCAACTGGTACAATCAGAGGGTTGCAGCAACAAACGACGAGACACTAAAAGCCATATTGGCCCATAACAGAGATGAAGAAATCGAGCACGCTTGCATGGCTCTTGAATGGCTGAGGCGAAATATGCCTAAGTGGGACGAAGAGCTTAGAACATACCTTTTCACTACTGCAGACATCACTTCTGTTGAAGAAGGCGAATCAGCCTCTGGCGACAGCTCGCTCGGAATCGGAAACCTAAAATAG
- a CDS encoding tyrosine-type recombinase/integrase: MKKGIVIHNKSDRPDNIVLQENQTIERCIEIENSLPDFFKEYFLFLKNSIGINTRLAYLIDIHFFCRYLIENTDLTAASDASDITAEEFERLKSRDVNFFLGDYCSRYYKETQHTTQIFENHNRALARKRSSLSSLFKFLYRNEQKSENIAPGFNPIKLPKPQPDAIKKLEIDEVARMLDLAETGNGFTENQKKYWEKTKLRDKAILLMFVTYGLRLNELQQLNISSFNFSRGEFRIYRKRAKESLMPLNKTVEDAVSDYIKNERPPQDKLPDSESDALFLSLQSKRMTAKAIRELVKKYTSIVLGTSAKSGYSPHKLRATAASTLIEYGFSIYDVQNLLDHDNVTTTQIYAAHKKNVKREIIKNFEWSEDIKE; this comes from the coding sequence ATGAAGAAAGGAATAGTCATACACAACAAGTCTGACAGGCCTGACAATATTGTTCTTCAGGAGAATCAGACAATAGAGAGATGCATTGAGATAGAAAACAGCCTGCCGGATTTTTTCAAGGAATACTTCCTTTTTCTTAAAAACTCCATAGGAATAAATACAAGGCTGGCATACCTTATAGATATTCACTTTTTTTGCAGATATCTTATTGAGAATACAGACCTTACAGCGGCATCCGACGCTTCAGACATAACGGCAGAAGAATTCGAGCGATTAAAATCACGCGATGTGAATTTCTTCCTGGGAGACTATTGCTCGAGATATTACAAGGAAACCCAGCATACAACGCAGATATTCGAAAACCACAACAGGGCTCTTGCAAGAAAGCGTTCCTCACTCTCCTCGCTCTTCAAGTTTCTCTACCGAAACGAACAAAAAAGCGAAAATATAGCGCCTGGCTTCAATCCAATAAAGCTTCCAAAGCCCCAGCCGGATGCGATAAAAAAGCTTGAGATAGACGAGGTTGCCAGAATGCTCGATTTGGCGGAAACGGGGAATGGCTTTACCGAAAATCAAAAGAAGTACTGGGAAAAGACAAAGCTCAGGGACAAGGCCATACTCCTCATGTTTGTAACATACGGCCTCAGGCTCAACGAGCTGCAGCAGCTAAACATATCCTCTTTCAACTTTTCACGCGGTGAATTCAGGATATACCGCAAAAGGGCCAAGGAATCGCTAATGCCGCTCAACAAGACGGTCGAGGATGCCGTGTCCGACTACATAAAAAACGAGCGTCCTCCTCAGGACAAGCTTCCAGACAGCGAAAGCGATGCGCTCTTCCTCTCGCTGCAAAGCAAGCGCATGACAGCCAAAGCCATAAGGGAACTTGTCAAGAAATATACTTCGATAGTTCTGGGAACGAGCGCAAAAAGCGGTTACAGCCCCCACAAGCTCAGAGCTACCGCGGCAAGCACTCTCATAGAATACGGTTTTTCAATATATGACGTTCAGAATCTGCTTGACCACGACAATGTAACGACAACGCAAATATATGCAGCCCACAAGAAAAACGTCAAGCGTGAGATAATCAAAAACTTCGAATGGTCTGAAGATATAAAAGAATAA
- a CDS encoding DUF3841 domain-containing protein, producing MISMSSNGNIKLWTAQSKIVVDTIESKGIYHVKREFILNKYREISKLFLEPYDWFVGRASKIITPPPGAEYAIWMYANPGMISNYGPGDYIIEAEVPRDNVLMLDEGKWLRILNLSYIPLDSKDEERFKNSIREYGLTHDSQAYTSNFYPALKREITRSWDRLFDDSIKLSEFRMGALWELKREWIKEISEPK from the coding sequence ATGATTTCGATGAGTTCGAATGGGAATATAAAGCTTTGGACAGCACAATCCAAAATAGTTGTAGATACCATAGAAAGCAAGGGGATTTATCATGTAAAGAGAGAATTCATATTGAATAAATATCGGGAGATATCGAAGCTTTTTCTTGAACCCTATGACTGGTTCGTAGGTCGCGCCTCTAAAATAATCACGCCTCCTCCAGGCGCTGAATACGCCATATGGATGTATGCAAATCCCGGTATGATATCCAACTACGGTCCGGGAGATTATATAATAGAAGCAGAGGTTCCGCGTGACAATGTGTTGATGCTTGATGAAGGCAAGTGGCTGCGCATTCTTAATCTCTCATATATACCACTGGACTCCAAAGACGAGGAAAGATTCAAAAATAGTATAAGGGAATATGGGCTCACACATGACTCGCAGGCCTATACAAGTAATTTCTATCCCGCACTAAAGCGTGAGATAACAAGAAGCTGGGACAGGCTTTTTGACGACTCCATTAAGCTCTCCGAATTCCGAATGGGCGCGCTCTGGGAGCTCAAAAGGGAATGGATAAAAGAAATAAGTGAGCCAAAATAG
- a CDS encoding IS110 family RNA-guided transposase, whose translation MSNNLFENLFISVGIDVGADFSWMSIALPNQTFVGKPFKIMHSDLNSLSLVVSKIKEAEELYSLESRIFLESTGIYHYPLFCYLRDKGFNIAVINPIITKNSTNINIRKVHNDRFDSRKVALVGLKPDLKVSLMPSDLALDLRNLSREYYDLMDNRSAYVNKLQGELRMVFPQYLKIFSKITTNTALTLLEKYTSPEAFLSASKEEIVDSIRSTARFGLTYAENKYNAIIQAANDANTFGYSVSSNFKRILLYIRFIRNYDIEVASVLSDMHELVDTNETTDFVKQVRLVESYKGAGFLSAVSLMGEIGDFSSFRSPKQLFAYFGLDPAVKQSGQFEGTKISMSKRGSRIARRVIHTMALISISKNRDGSAKNPVLRDYYLKKCQSKPKMVALGAVMHKVCNIVFAILRDEKEFAIITPEDHQMNYLRAKCDKAA comes from the coding sequence ATGTCAAACAATCTTTTTGAAAATTTATTTATCTCGGTCGGTATTGATGTTGGTGCGGACTTCAGTTGGATGTCTATCGCACTGCCTAACCAGACCTTTGTGGGAAAGCCTTTTAAAATCATGCATTCCGACCTTAATTCCTTAAGCTTAGTTGTTTCTAAAATAAAAGAAGCAGAAGAGCTGTATTCCTTAGAAAGTCGCATCTTTCTGGAATCCACGGGAATTTATCATTACCCACTCTTCTGCTATCTTCGTGATAAGGGTTTTAACATTGCGGTTATCAATCCTATCATCACTAAGAATAGCACAAACATCAACATTAGAAAAGTACATAATGACCGTTTTGATTCAAGAAAGGTTGCATTGGTAGGTCTTAAACCTGATTTAAAGGTATCACTAATGCCATCTGATCTTGCTCTTGATTTGCGAAATCTTTCAAGAGAGTATTACGATCTGATGGATAATCGCTCTGCCTATGTGAATAAGCTACAGGGAGAATTGCGCATGGTATTTCCACAGTATTTAAAAATATTTTCCAAGATAACCACAAATACAGCTCTGACCTTACTGGAAAAATACACATCTCCTGAAGCATTTCTAAGTGCCTCAAAAGAAGAGATTGTTGATTCTATAAGGTCTACTGCCAGGTTTGGACTTACATATGCTGAAAACAAGTATAATGCCATAATCCAGGCTGCAAATGATGCAAATACCTTTGGGTATTCTGTAAGCAGTAATTTCAAGCGAATACTTCTATATATCCGTTTTATCAGAAACTATGATATTGAAGTGGCCTCTGTTCTTTCTGATATGCATGAACTTGTTGATACGAATGAAACTACTGATTTTGTGAAACAAGTCCGCTTAGTTGAATCCTATAAAGGAGCTGGCTTCTTATCCGCAGTGAGTCTAATGGGTGAGATTGGCGATTTTTCATCTTTTCGTTCACCAAAGCAACTCTTTGCTTATTTTGGGCTAGATCCAGCTGTAAAGCAGTCTGGGCAATTTGAAGGCACAAAGATCTCCATGTCAAAGCGAGGTTCCCGCATTGCCAGAAGAGTTATTCATACAATGGCTCTTATCAGTATCAGTAAGAACAGAGATGGCTCTGCCAAAAATCCGGTCTTGCGTGATTACTATTTAAAGAAATGCCAATCAAAGCCTAAAATGGTTGCTCTTGGAGCTGTTATGCATAAAGTCTGTAACATTGTGTTTGCAATACTTCGTGATGAAAAAGAATTCGCTATCATCACCCCAGAAGATCATCAAATGAATTACTTAAGAGCTAAATGCGATAAAGCTGCGTAA
- a CDS encoding DUF3841 domain-containing protein → MGKLKLWTRQDERVLKDIETRGFYRVKQEHIIEKFDSCSDVYLHVYRWYSRSAGAVVPKPEGVEFPVWASVDKEFSLGVIEGQVVLELEVDSADVIIMDSAKWDYILNYWYIPKDRDDARRYDEKLESYGIRNKTLMYMNNFYPLLKREVEKSWERLFDQDIRLSDINQATLWEIKSEWITNITRAE, encoded by the coding sequence ATGGGCAAGCTGAAACTTTGGACCAGGCAGGATGAGAGAGTCTTAAAAGATATTGAAACAAGAGGTTTTTACAGAGTAAAGCAGGAACACATCATAGAAAAATTCGATAGCTGCTCAGACGTTTATTTGCATGTCTATAGATGGTATTCCAGGTCTGCCGGCGCTGTAGTGCCAAAGCCCGAAGGCGTGGAATTTCCGGTGTGGGCATCTGTTGATAAGGAATTTTCGCTTGGAGTTATAGAAGGCCAGGTTGTGCTTGAACTTGAAGTGGACAGTGCGGATGTAATAATAATGGACTCCGCCAAGTGGGATTACATCCTCAACTACTGGTATATACCAAAGGACAGGGACGATGCCAGAAGATATGACGAAAAGCTTGAGAGCTATGGCATCAGGAACAAGACGCTCATGTACATGAACAATTTTTATCCTCTTTTAAAGAGGGAGGTTGAAAAAAGCTGGGAAAGGCTTTTTGACCAGGATATAAGGCTTTCCGATATAAATCAGGCGACGCTCTGGGAGATAAAATCAGAGTGGATAACAAATATTACAAGAGCTGAATAA
- a CDS encoding GNAT family N-acetyltransferase codes for MNLDFAASADKEQVVEIWRYCFNDSIEYTDYYFKSRYKSENTLVAKDSGNVVSALQLNPYRISFGGKSYDTSYIVGVSTLPHYRGLGIVRKLFDFALDELYKRGELVSILMPIDFSIYRKFGYEAVCEQYMYELGMDMLSGFKPTRRFRLAGAADKDFDILAGIYADFTHGKNLFTLRNSNYYKELLEEIKLDKGGIAMAEGRLGFDGYMAYTLEGDSMIVREIVYTDIDALKSLLGYAYSHKTQVAKVIINTFKNDYIYRVLPDIRNIKLSIKPFLMGRIVNLKGFLESIQTTSSFDPFIMNIEDEMLPENSGCFKISCDSEGFVRVEAAAAGEPVDASMDITALSQLSFGYMSPHELFFIGKISCLDKGVLDSLSAIFKVGLNYFNEYV; via the coding sequence GTGAATTTGGATTTTGCCGCTTCTGCAGACAAAGAGCAGGTTGTTGAAATATGGCGCTACTGCTTCAATGACTCAATTGAATATACAGACTACTATTTTAAAAGCCGCTATAAATCAGAAAACACTCTGGTGGCTAAGGATTCAGGCAATGTGGTGTCGGCCCTCCAGCTCAATCCATACAGGATTTCGTTCGGAGGGAAAAGCTATGACACATCATATATAGTCGGCGTATCAACCCTCCCCCATTACAGAGGTCTTGGAATAGTAAGAAAGCTGTTTGACTTTGCCTTAGATGAGCTTTACAAAAGAGGCGAGCTTGTAAGCATACTAATGCCGATTGACTTTAGCATATACCGCAAATTCGGCTATGAGGCCGTGTGCGAACAATATATGTACGAGCTTGGGATGGATATGCTCTCTGGTTTTAAGCCAACAAGACGTTTTAGGCTTGCCGGAGCTGCAGATAAAGACTTCGATATATTGGCAGGCATATATGCCGACTTTACACATGGCAAAAATCTTTTCACTCTGCGAAACTCCAATTACTACAAGGAACTGCTTGAAGAGATCAAGCTTGATAAGGGCGGAATTGCAATGGCTGAAGGACGCTTGGGCTTTGACGGCTATATGGCATATACACTGGAGGGCGATTCGATGATAGTGCGTGAAATCGTCTACACCGATATTGATGCTTTAAAGTCTCTCCTCGGCTATGCATATTCACACAAGACGCAAGTCGCCAAGGTCATCATAAATACTTTCAAGAACGACTACATATATAGAGTTCTTCCAGACATAAGAAACATCAAGCTTTCCATAAAGCCTTTCCTGATGGGAAGAATAGTAAATTTGAAGGGATTCCTTGAATCCATTCAGACAACCTCATCGTTTGATCCTTTTATAATGAATATTGAGGACGAGATGCTCCCTGAAAACAGCGGCTGCTTTAAAATAAGCTGCGACAGTGAGGGCTTTGTGCGCGTAGAAGCAGCTGCTGCGGGTGAGCCGGTCGATGCCAGCATGGACATAACGGCGCTGTCCCAACTCTCTTTTGGCTATATGAGCCCGCACGAGCTTTTTTTCATAGGTAAAATCTCCTGCCTTGACAAAGGCGTTCTTGATTCTCTGAGCGCCATATTCAAAGTAGGGCTGAACTATTTCAACGAGTACGTCTAG
- a CDS encoding family 1 encapsulin nanocompartment shell protein, translating into MDILKRELAPIVNEVWEEIDKRAGEVLKSYLSARKVVNVQGPKGWNYTAIPEGRLEIKDDKSDVKMGLYKVKPLAEIRIDFELDRWELDNFIRGAKDIDFTELEEAAEKVALFEENAIFNGLEAAGIEGMESSAAGNAVEFSGSEEGIMEAISKAIVMMQDCYAEKPYTLVVGEKVWNLINSKVKGYPLAKRIEQLIGGNIVFSHVVEDAMLIPYDSENLEMTIGRDFSIGYCEHDTKKVKLFIGESFTFRVLDPRVIVNFKLV; encoded by the coding sequence ATGGATATATTAAAAAGAGAACTTGCTCCAATAGTAAACGAAGTCTGGGAAGAGATAGACAAAAGAGCCGGAGAGGTGCTAAAAAGCTATCTTTCGGCCAGAAAAGTGGTTAATGTGCAGGGCCCAAAGGGCTGGAACTATACTGCGATTCCTGAAGGAAGACTTGAAATCAAGGATGACAAAAGCGATGTGAAAATGGGCTTATACAAAGTCAAGCCACTTGCTGAAATAAGGATAGATTTCGAACTCGACAGATGGGAGCTCGACAATTTCATAAGGGGCGCGAAAGACATCGATTTCACCGAGCTTGAAGAGGCAGCTGAAAAAGTGGCGCTTTTCGAGGAAAACGCAATATTCAACGGCCTTGAAGCCGCAGGTATCGAGGGCATGGAAAGTTCAGCGGCAGGCAATGCGGTTGAATTTTCAGGCAGCGAGGAAGGAATTATGGAGGCAATATCAAAGGCCATAGTTATGATGCAGGATTGCTATGCCGAAAAGCCATACACTCTTGTAGTAGGCGAAAAGGTGTGGAACTTGATCAACTCCAAGGTTAAAGGCTATCCTCTTGCAAAGAGAATCGAGCAGCTAATAGGCGGAAACATAGTATTCAGCCATGTGGTTGAAGATGCCATGCTGATTCCATATGACAGCGAGAATCTCGAGATGACGATAGGACGCGACTTCTCGATAGGCTACTGCGAGCACGACACTAAAAAGGTAAAGCTCTTTATAGGGGAATCCTTTACATTCAGGGTTCTTGACCCCAGGGTAATTGTAAACTTCAAGCTTGTATAG